A segment of the Coffea arabica cultivar ET-39 chromosome 8c, Coffea Arabica ET-39 HiFi, whole genome shotgun sequence genome:
GAATCGAATTTGGAGCCTTGAAGAGCAGCATGCTTCCAATGTGTCACTGGTGCGAGAATTGAAGAAGGAATTAGACCATGCTCGTGCCCGTATCAAAGAGTTGGTAAGAGATCAGCAAGCCGATCGACAGGAGATAGATGAATTGATGAAACAGATTGCAGAGGATAAATTAGCCAGAAAAAGCAAGGAGCAGGATCGCATTAATTTGGCTATTCAATCTGTAAGGGAAGAACTTGAAGATGAAAGGAAGTTGAGAAAGCGCTCAGAGAGCCTGCACCGGAAATTAGCCCGGGAGCTTCATGAGGTGAAAATGTCATTTGCAACAGCTTTAAAAGAgctagagaaagagagaaaatcacGTGTGCTTTTAGAAGACCTTTGTGATGAGTTTGCTTGGGGAATAAGAGATTCTGAACAAGAACTGCGTGCTCTAAGACAGAGGTATGACAAGGACTGGACTGAAAAAGCTGGTCATGATCACTTAGTACTTCATATGTCCGAATCATGGCTTGATGAGCGAATGCAGATGAAGCTTGAGCACCAGAATCATTTAGGAGGTAGGACTGTGGTTGTGGACAAGTTGAACTCTGAAATAGAGGCCTTTCTTCAAGCTAAAAGAATTGCCAAGAGTAACAAGAATAACCATTTGCCAGCAAGAGATGTTAAATTTCGGAAGAGCACTTTGGAATCAACCCCTCTGAATGTTGGTGTTAGTGCTGCTCAAGATGAGGACGATGCAGATGATTCTGCAGGTAGTGGGTCACATTGCTTTGAGCTACACAAACCAAGTGCTCTTGACATAAAATCCCAAGAGAATGATGTCGAGGAGGATCATATTGATGATAGACTGAAGCAGAATCAAACAAGGAAACTTCCATCCAATGACAAAACAAAATCACGTAGCCCAGCCAGTTTGCAGGTGAAGTTTGAAGAACAGATGGCTCGAGCCGTATTGCatagtgaaagcaaagaccATTTTGAAGATTTGGATCAGAGAAATTCCCAGGCATTGAATCCAGTTGAAATTAGCATTTCAAAGAGGTCTGAAATAGGTGAAGCAACAGAAGAGGGCAGTTCAGTGAGAAGAAATAAACCAGATGGAACCCCTGAACCTAACTCTAACTACATGATTGATAATTTAATAAGGAGCCATTATTTGTTATCAGAGAGTGGGAGCACGCATCCTGAAAAAGATTATGGGCTAGCATCTGGTGGTAGTTCTGTCTGGAGAAGTCGTGCTAGTCCGGTAAGGCAATGGACCGAGAGACTTCCATCCAATGAGCTGGAGATATCTGAATCCTCTTCAAAATTGCCTCCAGATTTGAAGGAGAATACATTAAAGGCGAAGCTCATTGAAGCAAGGACAAGGAGCCAAAGGTCCCGCTCGCGTTTAAAGGGCTCCAAAATCTCCTTCTAGGCTTGATTTGGTAGCTTGCAAGCCCATCTACCGGGTGTTTTGTGAATACGAGTCTTATTACACTACGGAATTGTATGTCAAGGTATCCATCTTTGTACGTAGTTTTGGAAGTTAATCTTGtacaagtgttttttttttttgggggttctTGACCAGTGAGTTTCAAAGAAGATTTAGAATAATTTGTTGTCCATGAGTTTAAAGCTTAACGTTGTTCTTTAAGATCTTTTAACTTTTCGGACCCTAACTTCAACACCGACTTTACCAAATGCAATTGGCTTAGTTAGATCCTGGATTTTGTATAGGTAGTCACTTGATCTTTAAATTGAAATGAGAATACAAACTCTAAAGAGagatttgattttgattaatttgcTGATAGTCAGCAAACAGTATCCAGAAATAATCTATTGATGTATCTGGTGTGATCATTTAACTGaaacaggtttttttttttgtttgccaAGTGAGTTGTGGGTTGGGCGAGGATGCTGTCTTCCCTAATACGTGATTTCTTTCCAAATGCAGGAATATTAGTCATGGTAGAATTGCAGATAAATTCGTCTTCTCCTTTGTTTGGGAAAGACAAGACTTAATAATTTGCATGCAAGTAAGAGGTAGAACACTCAAAACAGAAGATGAAAGCAAGAGATCCACCTCCCTTGCAAAACCACGAGTTAATGAGCATCAGCG
Coding sequences within it:
- the LOC113706936 gene encoding uncharacterized protein At5g41620-like; this encodes MKRREKSGKGPAEKQENLGEKLKRVGKRGGHSTPVVPFWRLELQLQLQQQNLPRPLLAANSTSAAAHHHSWGGGGGGEEAERVQVTNAGVSLFQFPSVSARKLAATLWELHHYKLPLSRMHQGVGIAPPRIRRLHYHQHHQHHPYDDKGDLQHPDPSPSSPDLPGSASSLRRHVALLMQHHRPTERSNHALQPVSPASYGSSLEVAPYNPAISPSSSIGFRGRIGETSYSLKTSTELLKVLNRIWSLEEQHASNVSLVRELKKELDHARARIKELVRDQQADRQEIDELMKQIAEDKLARKSKEQDRINLAIQSVREELEDERKLRKRSESLHRKLARELHEVKMSFATALKELEKERKSRVLLEDLCDEFAWGIRDSEQELRALRQRYDKDWTEKAGHDHLVLHMSESWLDERMQMKLEHQNHLGGRTVVVDKLNSEIEAFLQAKRIAKSNKNNHLPARDVKFRKSTLESTPLNVGVSAAQDEDDADDSAGSGSHCFELHKPSALDIKSQENDVEEDHIDDRLKQNQTRKLPSNDKTKSRSPASLQVKFEEQMARAVLHSESKDHFEDLDQRNSQALNPVEISISKRSEIGEATEEGSSVRRNKPDGTPEPNSNYMIDNLIRSHYLLSESGSTHPEKDYGLASGGSSVWRSRASPVRQWTERLPSNELEISESSSKLPPDLKENTLKAKLIEARTRSQRSRSRLKGSKISF